In Sphingomonas crocodyli, a genomic segment contains:
- the rsmG gene encoding 16S rRNA (guanine(527)-N(7))-methyltransferase RsmG — protein MTEQEALDWLDARGDVSRETLVALHTLRDLVATENENQNLIARSTLDQFFARHIVDSVQLLDHAGTPKNWIDLGSGPGFPGLVIAIMRPAIPVLLVESRRRRVDFLLHVAKRLNLANVSVAGARLETVPSEPFDAISARAFAPLDRLLPLAHRFSKPDTVWVLPKGRGAANELEAVQTSWQGKFRIVPSVTDPEAAIIVADHVQPKGRR, from the coding sequence ATGACCGAGCAGGAAGCGCTCGACTGGCTCGACGCGCGGGGTGATGTTTCACGTGAAACACTCGTCGCGCTTCACACATTGCGCGATCTCGTTGCCACGGAAAATGAGAACCAGAACCTGATCGCCCGGTCGACGCTCGATCAGTTCTTCGCACGCCACATCGTCGATTCGGTTCAGCTGCTCGATCACGCAGGGACGCCAAAGAACTGGATCGACCTGGGTTCGGGGCCGGGCTTTCCCGGTCTGGTGATAGCGATCATGCGGCCGGCGATTCCCGTCCTGCTCGTCGAATCGCGTCGTCGTCGCGTCGACTTCCTTCTCCATGTCGCCAAGCGGCTCAATCTCGCCAATGTCAGCGTGGCCGGTGCGCGGCTTGAGACGGTGCCAAGCGAGCCCTTCGACGCGATCAGCGCGCGCGCCTTCGCCCCGCTCGATCGTCTGCTGCCGCTCGCGCATCGATTCTCGAAACCGGACACGGTCTGGGTGCTGCCGAAAGGGCGCGGAGCTGCCAATGAACTGGAAGCAGTTCAGACTTCGTGGCAAGGTAAGTTCCGGATCGTGCCGAGTGTGACCGATCCGGAAGCGGCGATCATCGTCGCCGACCATGTTCAGCCGAAGGGACGTCGATGA
- a CDS encoding ParA family protein, whose product MIRIAIANQKGGVGKTTTAINLATALAATGWRVLLIDFDPQGNASTGLGVEKTDRERSSYELLRGDATLAEAVVATRVPRLDIVPATVDLSGAEIELIEVERRTHRLHEALAASEGQWDVCLIDCPPSLGLLTVNALVAANMMIVPLQCEFFALEGLSQLLQTIERVRARFNPQLSILGVALTMYDRRNRLSEQVAADVRAVLGDVVFDTVIPRNVRLSEAPSHGVPALIYDHRCPGSEAYIALARECITRLTKTAQAA is encoded by the coding sequence ATGATCCGCATTGCGATCGCGAACCAGAAGGGCGGGGTGGGGAAGACCACCACCGCAATCAATCTCGCGACCGCGCTCGCCGCTACTGGATGGCGCGTGCTGCTGATCGATTTCGATCCGCAGGGCAATGCATCGACCGGCCTTGGCGTCGAGAAGACCGATCGTGAGCGTTCGAGTTATGAGCTGCTGCGCGGTGACGCGACGCTGGCCGAGGCCGTGGTCGCGACGCGTGTGCCGCGGCTCGATATCGTTCCGGCCACCGTCGATCTGTCGGGCGCCGAGATTGAACTGATCGAGGTCGAACGCCGCACGCACCGTCTGCACGAGGCGCTTGCCGCATCGGAAGGGCAGTGGGACGTCTGCCTGATCGATTGCCCGCCGTCGCTCGGCCTGCTCACGGTCAACGCGCTGGTGGCCGCGAACATGATGATCGTGCCGCTCCAGTGTGAGTTCTTCGCGCTCGAAGGTTTGAGCCAGCTGCTCCAGACGATCGAGCGGGTGCGCGCGCGCTTCAATCCGCAGCTGTCGATCCTGGGTGTGGCGCTGACGATGTACGATCGTCGCAATCGCCTGTCGGAGCAGGTCGCGGCCGATGTCCGTGCGGTGCTGGGCGACGTCGTGTTCGACACGGTGATCCCGCGCAACGTGCGCCTGTCCGAAGCGCCCAGCCACGGCGTGCCGGCCCTGATCTACGATCATCGCTGCCCGGGGTCGGAAGCCTATATCGCGCTCGCCCGCGAATGCATCACGCGGTTGACCAAGACTGCACAGGCCGCATGA
- a CDS encoding ParB/RepB/Spo0J family partition protein, producing the protein MSEAPKRGLGRGLSALLGEVQREQPLAPDAHRPAGVQMLSIASISPNPDQPRRHFDDEALDELAASLASRGLIQPIVVRPRGHGYQIVAGERRWRAAQRARLHEVPVIVRELDDVQTLELAIIENIQRQDLNAIEEAEAYQRLTKQFGHTQEALGKLVNKSRSHVANLLRLLELPESVRVMVASGTIDMGHARALITAPDPEALAREVVDRGLSVRETEKLARGGRPPAKRGGSAEAPIEYKSMDADIGALERHLGDILGLKVQIEHQGKGGRVTIGYSTLDQLDLVCQRLSGEPI; encoded by the coding sequence ATGAGCGAGGCGCCCAAGCGCGGATTGGGACGCGGGCTCTCCGCATTGCTCGGCGAGGTTCAGCGCGAACAGCCGCTGGCGCCCGACGCGCATCGCCCGGCCGGCGTGCAGATGCTGTCGATCGCCTCCATCAGCCCGAACCCCGATCAGCCGCGCCGCCATTTCGATGATGAAGCGCTGGACGAACTTGCCGCCTCGCTCGCGTCGCGCGGATTGATTCAGCCGATCGTCGTCCGCCCGCGCGGGCACGGTTATCAGATCGTCGCCGGCGAACGCCGCTGGCGCGCGGCCCAGCGCGCGCGCTTGCACGAAGTTCCTGTCATCGTGCGTGAACTGGACGACGTTCAGACGCTCGAGCTCGCAATCATTGAGAACATCCAGCGACAGGATCTCAATGCGATCGAAGAAGCTGAGGCTTATCAAAGACTTACTAAGCAATTCGGCCATACGCAGGAGGCGCTGGGCAAGCTCGTCAACAAATCGCGCAGCCATGTCGCCAATCTGCTCCGTCTGCTCGAACTTCCCGAGAGCGTTCGGGTGATGGTGGCGAGCGGCACGATCGACATGGGCCATGCCCGCGCGCTGATCACTGCGCCCGATCCCGAAGCCCTTGCCCGTGAGGTGGTCGATCGTGGCCTGTCGGTGCGCGAGACCGAAAAGCTCGCGCGCGGCGGCCGTCCGCCGGCCAAGCGCGGCGGTTCGGCCGAAGCGCCGATCGAATATAAGAGCATGGACGCCGATATCGGCGCGCTCGAACGCCATCTGGGCGATATTCTTGGCCTCAAGGTCCAGATCGAGCATCAGGGGAAGGGCGGTCGCGTGACGATCGGCTATTCGACGCTCGATCAGCTCGACCTGGTCTGTCAGCGGCTTAGCGGCGAACCGATCTAA
- the holA gene encoding DNA polymerase III subunit delta, translated as MKANAAQIARALDGADPAYRLFLLYGPDEAGSRDLAARLPKKLGADAERIDFTGAQLKADPALLADEAASISLFGGARYIRVEPAGDEMIEAAEALLEAASAGNPVVVIAGNLRKDSKLVKLALAHDSAMAFASYAPEGVKADQAAIEIARPLGIQLHPEAARRIAAATGADRALMARELEKIALYVDATPEAPRPVEPQVLDAIGAAIDESDMSAVIDAALSGQIARASEELAQIGDAEGIPLIRGLLRRLAQIQPLRAEVDSGKTVQAAMASAGRAIFWKDQDLLAGMTARWSSDAIATATLRLAAAERELKRSGTAGFAAVGEEVIAIARAAAARR; from the coding sequence GTGAAGGCCAACGCCGCGCAGATCGCACGCGCGCTCGACGGCGCCGATCCGGCCTATCGGCTGTTCCTGCTCTACGGCCCCGACGAGGCCGGTTCGCGCGATCTGGCCGCGCGCCTGCCAAAGAAACTGGGCGCCGACGCCGAACGCATTGATTTTACGGGCGCGCAGCTCAAGGCGGACCCTGCTCTGCTGGCCGACGAGGCCGCATCGATCTCCCTGTTCGGCGGCGCGCGCTATATCCGCGTCGAGCCTGCGGGCGACGAGATGATCGAGGCGGCCGAAGCCCTTCTGGAGGCGGCCTCCGCCGGCAATCCGGTGGTCGTGATCGCGGGCAATTTGCGCAAGGATTCCAAGCTGGTGAAGCTGGCTCTTGCGCACGATTCGGCGATGGCCTTCGCAAGCTACGCCCCCGAAGGCGTGAAGGCCGATCAGGCGGCGATCGAGATCGCCCGTCCGCTGGGTATCCAGCTGCATCCCGAGGCCGCCCGGCGTATCGCCGCCGCCACGGGTGCCGACCGCGCGCTGATGGCGCGTGAACTCGAAAAGATCGCTCTGTACGTCGATGCCACGCCCGAGGCCCCTCGCCCCGTAGAGCCGCAGGTTCTCGACGCGATCGGCGCTGCGATCGACGAAAGCGACATGTCAGCGGTGATCGACGCCGCACTATCGGGGCAAATCGCCCGCGCAAGCGAGGAACTCGCGCAGATCGGCGATGCGGAGGGCATTCCGCTGATCCGCGGCCTGCTGCGCCGTCTCGCCCAGATTCAGCCGCTGCGCGCCGAGGTTGACAGCGGCAAGACCGTCCAGGCCGCGATGGCATCGGCCGGGCGCGCAATCTTCTGGAAGGATCAGGATCTGCTGGCGGGCATGACGGCGCGCTGGTCCTCCGACGCGATCGCCACCGCCACCCTGCGCCTCGCCGCCGCCGAGCGCGAGCTGAAGCGCAGCGGCACGGCCGGCTTCGCGGCTGTCGGTGAAGAAGTCATCGCGATCGCACGGGCGGCGGCCGCGCGGCGTTAA
- the lptE gene encoding LPS assembly lipoprotein LptE — protein sequence MKPLRPLLLAATLSTGALLLSACGLRPLYGTGEAGSTASALNAVEVGPIEGQRGWLVRTALNDRLHHRDTTALYRLEVELDDSITGFGIRQDSAVTRERRQLRARYRLVDVGTGSVMLDQTASADAGIDVVSSEYATIAAEQTALERLSTMLADQIVARVATYLRRQGDRAAASSQ from the coding sequence ATGAAGCCGCTTCGTCCGCTCCTGCTCGCCGCAACCCTGAGCACGGGGGCTCTGCTGCTCAGCGCATGCGGGCTGCGGCCGCTTTACGGCACCGGCGAAGCGGGTTCGACCGCATCGGCGCTGAACGCCGTCGAAGTCGGCCCGATCGAGGGGCAGCGCGGCTGGCTGGTGCGCACCGCGCTCAACGATCGGCTTCATCACCGCGATACGACCGCGCTCTACCGGCTCGAAGTCGAACTTGACGATTCGATCACCGGCTTCGGTATTCGGCAGGACAGCGCCGTCACCCGCGAACGGCGGCAGCTGCGCGCGCGCTATCGCCTCGTCGACGTCGGCACGGGCAGCGTGATGCTCGATCAGACCGCGTCGGCCGACGCAGGCATCGACGTCGTCAGCTCCGAATATGCGACGATCGCGGCCGAACAGACTGCGCTCGAACGGCTCAGCACGATGCTCGCCGATCAGATCGTAGCGCGCGTTGCCACCTATCTGCGCCGCCAGGGCGACCGCGCCGCCGCCAGCAGCCAATAA
- the leuS gene encoding leucine--tRNA ligase gives MNARFNHVKADAHWQRVWEEQGSFHADDTSAKPRAYVLEMFPYPSGRIHMGHVRNYTMGDVLARFRRMQGHEVLHPMGWDAFGMPAENAAMEKKVHPGDWTRANIAAMREQLKRLGFALDWSRELATCEPDYYGQEQALFLDLYAAGLVYRKESAVNWDPVDMTVLANEQVIDGRGWRSGALVERRKLSQWFLKITDFAEDLLDGLKTLDQWPEKVRTMQENWIGKSQGMRFRFALDKPVGDIDGFEVFTTRPDTMFGASFSAIAADHPIAQALAANNPELAAFIEDCKRTGTAAAEIETAEKKGFDTGLSVTHPLDPTWKLPLFVANFVLMEYGTGAVFGCPAHDQRDLDFARKYALPVTRVVAPSPEEADAPIHDEAYVGPGRIVNSRFLDGLSVDEAKAAVIARGEGEGWGTGTTVCRLRDWGVSRQRYWGTPIPIIHCEACGPVAVPKAQLPVVLPEDVSFDIPGNPLDRHPTWKHVACPSCNAPAVRETDTLDTFVDSSWYFIRFASQPDDQPFDRAIAEKWLPVGQYIGGVEHAILHLLYARFWTRALERIGKISVKEPFTGLFTQGMVTHQSYFTTDPAGHVTWYEPSQVVIDGSTATERDTGIPIKIGRIEKMSKSKKNTVDPGPIVDQYGADAVRWFMLSDSPPERDLEWTESGIEGCWRFVNRLWRITEPGEAAEGEDKDLDRKLHRAIAGIAADIDALGFNRAVAKLHELANAIEKASPSASRDAAARTLIRLVAPMVPHLAEEAWARLGESGLVADAAWPEHDPALLVDDEVTIALQVNGKLRDTLVAPKGTDRAALEAMAMASEKIVRSLDGASPKKVIVVPDRLVNIVV, from the coding sequence ATGAACGCGCGTTTCAACCATGTGAAGGCGGACGCGCACTGGCAGCGCGTGTGGGAAGAGCAAGGCAGCTTCCACGCCGACGATACCAGTGCGAAGCCCCGCGCCTATGTGCTCGAGATGTTCCCCTATCCGTCGGGGCGCATCCATATGGGCCACGTCCGCAACTATACGATGGGCGACGTCCTGGCCCGTTTCCGCCGGATGCAGGGGCATGAAGTGCTGCACCCGATGGGGTGGGACGCGTTCGGCATGCCCGCCGAAAATGCGGCGATGGAAAAGAAGGTGCATCCGGGCGACTGGACCCGCGCCAATATCGCGGCGATGCGCGAGCAGCTGAAGCGCCTCGGCTTCGCGCTCGACTGGAGCCGCGAACTGGCGACCTGCGAACCCGATTATTACGGGCAGGAACAGGCGCTGTTCCTCGATCTCTATGCCGCCGGCCTCGTCTATCGCAAGGAATCGGCGGTCAACTGGGATCCGGTCGATATGACCGTGCTGGCCAACGAACAGGTGATCGACGGGCGCGGATGGCGTTCGGGCGCGCTGGTCGAACGGCGCAAGCTGAGCCAGTGGTTCCTCAAGATCACCGATTTCGCCGAAGATCTGCTCGACGGTCTCAAGACACTCGACCAGTGGCCTGAAAAGGTCCGGACGATGCAGGAGAACTGGATCGGCAAGTCGCAGGGCATGCGCTTCCGCTTCGCGCTCGATAAGCCCGTTGGCGACATCGACGGGTTCGAAGTGTTCACCACGCGCCCCGACACGATGTTCGGCGCAAGCTTCTCCGCGATCGCCGCCGATCATCCGATCGCGCAGGCGCTGGCGGCGAACAATCCCGAACTCGCCGCCTTCATCGAGGATTGCAAGCGCACCGGCACCGCCGCTGCCGAGATCGAGACCGCCGAGAAGAAGGGTTTCGACACCGGCCTTTCGGTGACGCATCCGCTCGATCCGACGTGGAAGCTGCCGCTGTTCGTCGCGAACTTCGTGTTGATGGAATATGGCACCGGCGCGGTCTTCGGCTGCCCGGCGCACGACCAGCGCGATCTGGATTTCGCGCGCAAATATGCGCTGCCCGTCACCCGCGTCGTCGCCCCCTCGCCTGAGGAAGCCGACGCGCCGATCCATGACGAGGCCTATGTCGGCCCCGGCAGGATCGTGAACTCGCGCTTCCTGGACGGCCTGTCGGTCGACGAGGCGAAGGCGGCGGTGATTGCGCGCGGCGAAGGCGAAGGCTGGGGCACGGGCACCACCGTGTGTCGCCTGCGCGACTGGGGCGTCTCACGCCAGCGTTACTGGGGCACGCCGATCCCGATCATCCATTGCGAGGCGTGCGGCCCGGTCGCGGTGCCCAAGGCGCAGCTGCCCGTCGTCCTGCCCGAGGATGTCAGCTTCGACATTCCCGGCAACCCGCTGGATCGCCATCCAACGTGGAAGCATGTTGCCTGCCCGTCCTGCAACGCCCCGGCAGTGCGCGAAACCGACACGCTCGACACCTTCGTCGATTCGAGCTGGTATTTCATCCGCTTCGCCAGCCAGCCCGACGATCAGCCGTTCGATCGCGCGATCGCCGAAAAGTGGCTGCCGGTCGGCCAGTATATCGGCGGGGTCGAGCATGCGATCCTCCACCTGCTCTACGCCCGTTTCTGGACGCGCGCGCTGGAGCGGATCGGCAAGATCAGCGTCAAGGAGCCGTTCACCGGCCTGTTCACGCAGGGCATGGTGACGCACCAGAGCTATTTCACCACCGATCCGGCCGGCCATGTCACCTGGTACGAGCCATCGCAGGTCGTGATCGACGGATCGACGGCGACTGAGCGTGACACCGGCATCCCGATCAAGATCGGCCGCATCGAAAAGATGTCGAAGTCGAAGAAGAACACGGTCGATCCGGGCCCGATCGTCGACCAATATGGCGCCGATGCGGTCCGCTGGTTCATGCTGTCCGACAGCCCGCCCGAGCGCGATCTGGAATGGACCGAGAGCGGGATCGAAGGCTGCTGGCGCTTCGTGAACCGGCTGTGGCGCATCACCGAGCCGGGCGAGGCCGCAGAGGGCGAGGACAAGGATCTCGACCGCAAGCTGCACCGCGCGATTGCGGGTATCGCCGCCGATATCGACGCGCTGGGCTTCAACCGGGCGGTCGCGAAGCTCCATGAACTCGCCAATGCGATCGAGAAGGCTTCGCCTTCCGCAAGCCGTGATGCCGCCGCACGCACGCTGATCCGCCTTGTCGCGCCGATGGTGCCGCATCTGGCCGAGGAAGCCTGGGCGCGTCTGGGCGAGAGCGGTCTTGTAGCCGACGCGGCGTGGCCCGAACATGACCCCGCCTTGCTGGTCGACGACGAGGTCACGATCGCGCTACAGGTGAACGGCAAGCTGCGCGATACTTTGGTCGCCCCCAAGGGCACCGATCGCGCCGCGCTGGAGGCGATGGCGATGGCATCGGAAAAGATCGTCCGTTCACTCGACGGGGCCAGCCCGAAGAAGGTGATCGTCGTGCCCGATCGTCTGGTGAATATCGTCGTATGA
- a CDS encoding DUF3576 domain-containing protein encodes MKIQARTAIAIALIAALAGCGGGNKKARVASDIAASKVTTIGVNAYLWKAALETLSFMPMLQTDSNGGVIVTDWYVNPNQPAERMKLTVTILDADLRADAVRVSPIRQVLQNGNWVDASVQAATAQKLEDIILTKARDLRRVTIGG; translated from the coding sequence ATGAAAATCCAAGCCCGCACCGCGATTGCCATCGCGCTCATCGCTGCCCTTGCCGGCTGCGGCGGCGGCAACAAGAAGGCGCGGGTCGCGTCCGACATCGCGGCGTCGAAGGTCACCACGATCGGCGTCAACGCCTATTTGTGGAAGGCCGCGCTCGAAACCCTGTCGTTCATGCCCATGCTGCAGACCGATTCGAACGGCGGCGTGATCGTGACCGACTGGTATGTGAACCCCAATCAGCCGGCCGAGCGCATGAAGCTGACCGTCACGATCCTCGACGCCGATCTGCGCGCCGATGCGGTGCGCGTGTCGCCGATCCGCCAGGTGCTGCAGAACGGCAACTGGGTCGATGCTTCGGTGCAGGCGGCGACCGCGCAGAAGCTTGAAGACATCATCCTCACCAAGGCGCGCGATCTGCGCCGCGTGACGATCGGGGGCTGA
- a CDS encoding porin, with protein sequence MTNRGIIARLAGAAAAASLFLLAPVTPALSKQADAKVKIVRKRANIGFFTPAASNPARAASLAQAGLDMGDAGFRFTPSGSGNRRAVTVAVRARNTKFTPTRNGAPLSATVAGLEPSAYSLGASVGWKRFALAGDVARVDGGLIAESREIADLGLSYTGNKWSTRLLFGAERASNDQTRIAGVDQSLSVDLGGSYSVTKNLEVTGGLRYKSQRERLDLGNDQRLDSQALYIGTAFRF encoded by the coding sequence ATGACGAACAGGGGGATCATAGCAAGACTGGCTGGCGCCGCTGCGGCTGCGTCGCTGTTCCTGCTCGCGCCTGTTACGCCGGCCCTGTCCAAGCAGGCCGACGCCAAGGTCAAGATCGTCCGCAAGCGCGCCAATATCGGCTTCTTCACCCCCGCCGCATCGAACCCGGCCCGCGCCGCCTCGCTCGCGCAGGCGGGTCTCGACATGGGCGATGCCGGTTTCCGCTTCACCCCGTCGGGCAGCGGCAATCGCCGCGCCGTCACTGTCGCGGTGCGTGCGCGCAACACCAAGTTCACCCCCACGCGCAACGGTGCGCCGCTCAGTGCGACGGTCGCGGGCCTCGAACCCTCGGCCTACAGCCTGGGCGCTTCGGTCGGCTGGAAGCGTTTCGCGCTCGCCGGCGATGTCGCACGGGTCGATGGCGGCCTGATCGCCGAAAGCCGCGAGATCGCCGATCTGGGCCTCAGCTATACCGGCAACAAGTGGAGCACCCGCCTGCTGTTCGGCGCCGAACGCGCTTCGAACGATCAGACGCGGATCGCTGGCGTCGATCAGAGCCTGTCGGTCGATCTGGGCGGCTCTTATTCGGTGACCAAGAATCTCGAGGTCACCGGCGGCCTGCGCTACAAGTCGCAGCGTGAGCGGCTCGACCTGGGCAATGATCAGCGCCTCGACAGCCAGGCGCTCTATATCGGCACTGCCTTCCGCTTCTGA
- a CDS encoding thiamine phosphate synthase, translating to MKRRHPYPQLWMMTDERQGDALFAAVTRMPRGAGVIFRHHATPAAERRALFDRLRTVCRRRGLVLFIAGDEASARQWRADGSHHRRPGPPRPGTAPAHDLRELRAAERSGAALILLSPVHATRSHPGAPALGPMRFAALMQATRTPVLGLGGMNAKRGRIAMRLGAYGWAAIDAWTH from the coding sequence ATGAAGCGCCGCCACCCTTACCCGCAGCTGTGGATGATGACCGACGAGCGGCAGGGCGACGCATTGTTCGCCGCCGTCACGAGAATGCCGCGCGGCGCGGGCGTGATTTTCCGGCATCATGCGACACCGGCCGCAGAGAGGCGTGCGCTGTTCGATCGGCTTCGTACTGTGTGCCGGCGGCGCGGGCTGGTGCTGTTCATCGCGGGCGACGAGGCGTCGGCACGACAGTGGCGCGCCGACGGGAGCCATCACCGCCGCCCCGGACCGCCCCGTCCCGGTACTGCGCCGGCCCATGATCTGCGCGAACTGCGTGCGGCCGAACGATCGGGCGCGGCTTTGATCCTGCTATCCCCGGTTCACGCGACGCGATCGCACCCCGGCGCACCGGCGTTGGGCCCGATGCGGTTCGCAGCGCTTATGCAAGCGACGCGGACGCCAGTGCTGGGCTTAGGCGGCATGAACGCCAAGCGCGGGCGGATCGCGATGCGGCTCGGCGCTTATGGATGGGCGGCGATCGACGCCTGGACCCACTGA
- a CDS encoding YggS family pyridoxal phosphate-dependent enzyme has protein sequence MIAIDTSPLADIRARIAHTADIAGRKASDIELIAVSKTKPATAIRPLIDEGQLSFGENRVQEAEEKWPGLPRENVRLHLIGQLQSNKAREAVAMFDAIHSVDRPSLIEALAKAMDAAGKRPDCFIQVNIGAEDQKGGCAIDDLPVILARARDAGLPVIGLMAVPPLDTEPAPYFALLAKLAKRHELTGLSMGMSGDFETAIMVGATHIRVGTALFGDRA, from the coding sequence ATGATCGCGATCGACACCAGCCCGTTGGCCGATATCCGCGCGCGCATCGCGCACACCGCCGACATAGCCGGGCGCAAAGCGTCCGACATCGAACTCATCGCCGTTTCGAAGACGAAGCCCGCCACGGCGATCCGCCCGCTGATCGACGAAGGCCAGTTGAGCTTCGGCGAAAATCGCGTGCAGGAGGCGGAGGAGAAATGGCCCGGCCTGCCGCGTGAAAATGTGCGCTTGCACCTGATCGGCCAGCTTCAGTCGAACAAGGCGCGCGAAGCCGTGGCGATGTTCGATGCGATCCATTCGGTCGACCGCCCTTCGCTGATCGAGGCGCTGGCCAAGGCGATGGATGCGGCGGGCAAGCGCCCCGATTGCTTCATTCAGGTCAATATCGGCGCGGAGGATCAGAAGGGCGGCTGCGCGATCGACGATCTGCCGGTCATCCTCGCCCGCGCGCGCGATGCCGGGCTGCCGGTGATCGGCCTGATGGCGGTGCCGCCGCTCGATACCGAACCCGCGCCCTATTTCGCTCTGCTCGCCAAGCTGGCGAAGCGGCATGAGCTGACCGGGCTCAGCATGGGCATGTCGGGCGATTTCGAAACCGCGATCATGGTGGGCGCAACGCATATCCGCGTCGGCACCGCGCTTTTTGGGGACAGGGCATGA
- a CDS encoding enoyl-CoA hydratase/isomerase family protein: protein MTDLVRFAVEGGVGRISLTRPKAIHALNLEMCQAMLDQLVEWIGDVQVTTVIVDHGEGRGFCAGGDVRWLVAEGSEDDARAFFHTEYRLNHLMFTYPKPIVAFMDGVTMGGGVGISAPARYRIATENTGLAMPETTIGLFPDVGGGWYLAQLPGAVGAFLALTGARLDGAECLALGLATHYLPSDSLADVKAAIAANPGDIDAILAAASVEPPAARILGNRDRIDRLFGLPRYEDILAALADDSSAWAAKELATLSHKSPSSCKISLRLLKEAKAVPDFAAEMALEYTLAARVAVAQDFHEGVRALLIDKTGEPKWRPPTPEAVTDEMLDAVFAPLPEGQGWSPQPL from the coding sequence ATGACCGATCTGGTGCGCTTCGCGGTCGAAGGCGGCGTTGGCCGCATCAGCCTGACCCGCCCCAAGGCGATCCACGCGCTCAACCTCGAAATGTGCCAGGCCATGCTCGATCAGCTGGTCGAATGGATCGGCGATGTTCAGGTGACGACCGTGATCGTCGATCATGGCGAAGGCCGTGGCTTCTGCGCCGGCGGCGACGTGCGCTGGCTGGTGGCCGAAGGCAGCGAGGACGATGCACGCGCCTTCTTCCACACCGAATATCGGCTGAACCATCTGATGTTCACCTATCCCAAGCCGATCGTGGCGTTCATGGACGGGGTGACGATGGGCGGCGGCGTCGGCATTTCCGCCCCCGCACGCTATCGGATCGCGACCGAGAATACTGGGCTTGCGATGCCCGAGACGACGATCGGCCTGTTCCCCGATGTCGGCGGTGGCTGGTATCTGGCGCAGCTTCCGGGCGCTGTCGGCGCCTTCCTCGCACTCACCGGCGCGCGGCTGGACGGTGCGGAGTGTTTGGCGCTCGGCCTCGCGACCCATTATCTGCCGTCGGACTCGTTGGCCGACGTGAAGGCCGCGATCGCCGCCAATCCGGGCGATATCGACGCGATTCTGGCGGCCGCCTCGGTCGAGCCGCCCGCGGCGCGCATATTGGGCAATCGAGACCGAATCGATCGGCTGTTCGGCCTGCCGCGTTACGAGGATATTCTCGCTGCGCTCGCCGATGATTCATCCGCTTGGGCGGCGAAGGAGCTGGCGACGCTCAGCCACAAGTCGCCGTCATCGTGCAAGATCAGCCTGCGCCTGCTGAAAGAAGCGAAGGCGGTGCCCGATTTCGCGGCCGAAATGGCGCTCGAATACACGCTCGCCGCGCGTGTCGCGGTCGCGCAGGATTTCCACGAAGGCGTGCGCGCGCTGCTGATCGACAAGACGGGCGAGCCCAAATGGCGCCCGCCGACGCCCGAGGCGGTGACCGACGAAATGCTCGACGCCGTCTTCGCGCCGCTTCCCGAAGGGCAGGGCTGGAGCCCGCAGCCGCTCTGA